From Brassica oleracea var. oleracea cultivar TO1000 chromosome C3, BOL, whole genome shotgun sequence, a single genomic window includes:
- the LOC106335289 gene encoding disease resistance protein TAO1-like isoform X1: MMASSSSSVALVWLYHVFLSFRGEDVRKGFLSHVLKEFKSKGINVFIDNEIKRGESVGPVLVGAIRHSRIAVVLLSRNYASSSWCLDELVEIMKCRDEVGQTVMTIFYEVDPSDVRKQTGDFGKAFDETCVGKTEKVKKAWRQALYDVAGIAGYHSSNCGNEADLIIKVASDVMAVLGFTPSKDFDDFVGIGARVTEIKSKLIFQSEKVKVIGILGTPGIGKTTTARVLYNQLSPGFLFSTFLENIRGSYEKPCGNDYRLKLRFQKNLLSQIFNKGDIEVHHLGRAQEMLSDKKVLVVLDEVDNWWQLEEIAKQRGWVGPGSMIIITTEDRKLLKALGLGIDHIYEMKFPTSDESLQIFCQYAFGQKSPDDGFERLAWEVTWLVGDLPLGLRVMGSYLRGMSKDEWIEALPWLRSTLDREIESTLRFSYKSLRDNERILFLHLACMFADFNVVRVDSFKSYFANISLEVNHGLEVLAQKSLIYIENGLLKMHSLLKKMGREIVKKQSTKKPAKPHFLTDTKDIYDALDNDTATGNVLGITLCNTNWEDDKIQINKSAFQGLNNLRFLYFVCKNLCTPEGLDCLPNKLRMLHWDHCPLRIWPSKFSGKFLVELRLLDCKFEMLWDGIKPFPYLKTLDLSYSDNLKKIPDLSKATSLEELDLPECKSLIELTSSIGNATKLRRMDISGCTNIKDFPNVSDSMVELDLSETEIEEVPPWIENLFRLRELNMYGCGELQTISPNISKLENLKLLCLCNYLFAEEDGQDPFDDIFEAIIKWGPDFKRSWVLQSDFDVDYIFPRCLPEKALTSPISLRLSCNFIKTIPDCIRHLSGLIELDIKQCRRQLVALPPLPHSLVSLDAQGCESLKTIDSSSFQINPNICLNFVDCYHLEKKARKLIYTSACKYAILPGEEVPAHFTHRASSGSLTISLTPRPLPSSFRFKACILLSKVQAHPGDTSDDDDEEGENSLTGVSYSVRGKQNGLTVEGGSNQLYMPALDGYREHLYIFEDSFTLHQDFPEAEETTLTELSFVFRVHDETCKVEACGVRLIEANNESAGGEDEDDDDDHYHEYDHDDDSGDEDDDDGDDGEGGEDEDDDHGEDDEGGDGDNNK; the protein is encoded by the exons GTGCGCAAGGGCTTTCTTAGCCACGTTCTGAAAGAGTTCAAAAGCAAGGGAATCAATGTTTTCATTGATAACGAGATCAAGCGTGGAGAATCTGTCGGTCCCGTGCTTGTAGGAGCAATCAGACATTCAAGAATTGCCGTGGTCTTGCTCTCCCGGAACTACGCTTCTTCAAGCTGGTGTCTGGATGAGTTAGTGGAAATCATGAAATGCAGGGATGAGGTTGGTCAAACTGTGATGACCATTTTCTACGAAGTGGATCCATCTGATGTTAGGAAGCAGACGGGAGATTTCGGAAAAGCCTTTGATGAAACCTGTGTGGGGAAAACAGAAAAAGTGAAGAAGGCATGGAGGCAAGCTTTGTATGATGTCGCTGGTATAGCTGGCTACCACTCTAGCAACTG TGGAAATGAGGCTGATTTGATCATCAAAGTTGCTTCAGATGTCATGGCTGTGTTGGGTTTTACACCATCAAAAGACTTTGATGACTTTGTTGGCATAGGAGCTCGTGTCACCGAGATAAAATCGAAGTTGATCTTCCAGTCAGAGAAAGTTAAGGTGATTGGGATTTTGGGTACTCCTGGGATTGGGAAGACGACCACTGCCAGAGTTTTATACAACCAACTCTCTCCTGGTTTTCTATTCAGCACGTTTTTGGAGAATATCAGAGGAAGTTATGAGAAGCCTTGTGGTAACGACTATAGGTTGAAGTTGCGGTTTCAGAAAAACTTGTTGTCTCAAATATTCAACAAAGGGGACATTGAGGTTCATCATTTAGGAAGGGCTCAAGAAATGCTTAGTGACAAAAAGGTGTTGGTTGTTCTTGATGAAGTGGATAACTGGTGGCAACTAGAGGAAATAGCAAAGCAGCGTGGATGGGTTGGTCCAGGAAGTATGATTATCATTACAACAGAAGATAGAAAACTTCTCAAGGCACTCGGGCTCGGGATCGATCATATCTACGAGATGAAATTTCCAACTAGCGATGAATCTCTGCAGATCTTCTGCCAATATGCTTTCGGTCAAAAGTCCCCAGATGATGGTTTTGAAAGGCTTGCTTGGGAAGTTACTTGGCTTGTTGGTGATCTTCCTCTAGGCCTGAGAGTTATGGGATCATATCTACGGGGAATGTCCAAGGACGAGTGGATAGAGGCATTACCATGGCTAAGGTCTACCCTTGACAGAGAAATTGAATCAACTCTAAGGTTTAGCTACAAATCCTTGAGAGATAATGAAAGAATTCTTTTTCTGCATTTAGCATGTATGTTTGCTGATTTCAACGTTGTTCGCGTTGATAGCTTCAAAAGTTATTTTGCAAACATCAGTTTGGAAGTCAACCATGGGCTTGAAGTCTTAGCTCAAAAATCTCTTATATATATAGAAAATGGATTGTTAAAAATGCATAGTTTACTGAAAAAAATGGGTAGAGAAATTGTCAAGAAACAGTCTACGAAGAAACCTGCAAAACCACATTTCTTGACGGACACCAAGGACATTTATGATGCACTTGATAACGATACT GCTACTGGGAATGTTCTAGGCATAACGTTGTGTAATACAAACTGGGAGGACGATAAAATCCAAATAAATAAAAGCGCCTTCCAAGGGCTGAATAATCTCCGGTTTCTATACTTTGTCTGTAAAAACTTATGCACACCCGAGGGCCTCGACTGTCTTCCCAACAAACTCAGAATGCTACATTGGGACCACTGTCCATTGAGAATTTGGCCTTCCAAGTTCTCTGGCAAGTTTCTTGTTGAACTACGCTTGTTAGATTGCAAATTCGAGATGCTTTGGGACGGAATTAAA CCTTTCCCGTACCTCAAGACGTTGGATTTGAGTTACTCTGACAATCTGAAAAAGATTCCAGATCTTTCAAAAGCAACGAGTCTTGAGGAATTAGATCTCCCTGAATGCAAAAGTTTGATAGAGCTCACAAGCTCTATTGGCAATGCCACCAAGCTTCGTCGAATGGATATATCAGGGTGTACAAACATCAAAGACTTCCCAAATGTTTCTGACAGCATGGTAGAGTTGGATTTGAGCGAAACAGAGATAGAGGAGGTTCCTCCATGGATTGAGAACCTCTTTCGTCTGCGTGAACTAAATATGTATGGATGCGGGGAGCTGCAAACTATATCGCCAAACATTTCTAAGTTGGAGAATCTTAAGCTTCTTTGCCTGTGTAACTATTTGTTTGCTGAAGAAGATGGGCAGGATCCGTTTGATGACATATTTGAAGCAATAATCAAGTGGGGGCCTGACTTCAAGCGCAGTTGGGTATTACAATCAGACTTCGACGTTGACTACATTTTCCCGAGATGTCTACCCGAGAAGGCTCTTACATCTCCTATATCATTACGGCTTAGCTGTAATTTTATCAAGACTATTCCAGATTGCATCAGACATCTCTCGGGACTAATTGAGCTTGACATCAAACAATGCAGAAGGCAGCTCGTGGCACTTCCACCGCTTCCCCATTCCCTTGTATCTTTAGATGCACAAGGTTGTGAATCTTTGAAGACTATAGACTCCTCCTCTTTTCAAATTAATCCAAACATTTGCCTAAACTTTGTGGACTGCTACCACTTGGAAAAAAAAGCTAGAAAGCTCATCTATACATCAGCTTGCAAATATGCGATCTTACCGGGTGAAGAAGTGCCTGCACACTTCACTCACCGAGCCAGTTCAGGTTCCTTAACGATCAGTTTGACTCCAAGACCTCTTCCTTCATCCTTCAGATTCAAAGCTTGTATCTTGCTGTCAAAGGTACAAGCTCATCCTGGGGATACTAGTGATGACGATGATGAAGAGGGAGAGAATTCACTGACGGGCGTGTCTTATTCCGTCAGGGGTAAACAGAATGGCCTCACAGTCGAAGGTGGATCAAACCAACTCTATATGCCAGCTCTAGATGGATATAGAGAGCATCTGTATATATTTGAAGATTCTTTCACTCTACACCAGGATTTCCCTGAAGCCGAAGAAACCACTTTGACCGAGCTTTCTTTTGTGTTCAGAGTCCATGATGAAACCTGCAAGGTCGAAGCCTGCGGCGTACGACTCATAGAGGCAAACAATGAAAGTGCAGGTGGTGAGGATGAAGATGATGATGATGATCATTATCATGAGTATGATCATGATGATGATAGTGGTGATGAAGACGATGATGATGGTGATGATGGTGAAGGTGGTGAGGATGAAGATGACGATCATGGTGAGGATGATGAAGGTGGTGATGGTGATAATAATAAATAA
- the LOC106335289 gene encoding disease resistance protein TAO1-like isoform X2 has translation MMASSSSSVALVWLYHVFLSFRGEDVRKGFLSHVLKEFKSKGINVFIDNEIKRGESVGPVLVGAIRHSRIAVVLLSRNYASSSWCLDELVEIMKCRDEVGQTVMTIFYEVDPSDVRKQTGDFGKAFDETCVGKTEKVKKAWRQALYDVAGIAGYHSSNCGNEADLIIKVASDVMAVLGFTPSKDFDDFVGIGARVTEIKSKLIFQSEKVKVIGILGTPGIGKTTTARVLYNQLSPGFLFSTFLENIRGSYEKPCGNDYRLKLRFQKNLLSQIFNKGDIEVHHLGRAQEMLSDKKVLVVLDEVDNWWQLEEIAKQRGWVGPGSMIIITTEDRKLLKALGLGIDHIYEMKFPTSDESLQIFCQYAFGQKSPDDGFERLAWEVTWLVGDLPLGLRVMGSYLRGMSKDEWIEALPWLRSTLDREIESTLRFSYKSLRDNERILFLHLACMFADFNVVRVDSFKSYFANISLEVNHGLEVLAQKSLIYIENGLLKMHSLLKKMGREIVKKQSTKKPAKPHFLTDTKDIYDALDNDTATGNVLGITLCNTNWEDDKIQINKSAFQGLNNLRFLYFVCKNLCTPEGLDCLPNKLRMLHWDHCPLRIWPSKFSGKFLVELRLLDCKFEMLWDGIKPFPYLKTLDLSYSDNLKKIPDLSKATSLEELDLPECKSLIELTSSIGNATKLRRMDISGCTNIKDFPNVSDSMVELDLSETEIEEVPPWIENLFRLRELNMYGCGELQTISPNISKLENLKLLCLCNYLFAEEDGQDPFDDIFEAIIKWGPDFKRSWVLQSDFDVDYIFPRCLPEKALTSPISLRLSCNFIKTIPDCIRHLSGLIELDIKQCRRQLVALPPLPHSLVSLDAQGCESLKTIDSSSFQINPNICLNFVDCYHLEKKARKLIYTSACKYAILPGEEVPAHFTHRASSGSLTISLTPRPLPSSFRFKACILLSKVQAHPGDTSDDDDEEGENSLTGVSYSVRGKQNGLTVEESMMKPARSKPAAYDS, from the exons GTGCGCAAGGGCTTTCTTAGCCACGTTCTGAAAGAGTTCAAAAGCAAGGGAATCAATGTTTTCATTGATAACGAGATCAAGCGTGGAGAATCTGTCGGTCCCGTGCTTGTAGGAGCAATCAGACATTCAAGAATTGCCGTGGTCTTGCTCTCCCGGAACTACGCTTCTTCAAGCTGGTGTCTGGATGAGTTAGTGGAAATCATGAAATGCAGGGATGAGGTTGGTCAAACTGTGATGACCATTTTCTACGAAGTGGATCCATCTGATGTTAGGAAGCAGACGGGAGATTTCGGAAAAGCCTTTGATGAAACCTGTGTGGGGAAAACAGAAAAAGTGAAGAAGGCATGGAGGCAAGCTTTGTATGATGTCGCTGGTATAGCTGGCTACCACTCTAGCAACTG TGGAAATGAGGCTGATTTGATCATCAAAGTTGCTTCAGATGTCATGGCTGTGTTGGGTTTTACACCATCAAAAGACTTTGATGACTTTGTTGGCATAGGAGCTCGTGTCACCGAGATAAAATCGAAGTTGATCTTCCAGTCAGAGAAAGTTAAGGTGATTGGGATTTTGGGTACTCCTGGGATTGGGAAGACGACCACTGCCAGAGTTTTATACAACCAACTCTCTCCTGGTTTTCTATTCAGCACGTTTTTGGAGAATATCAGAGGAAGTTATGAGAAGCCTTGTGGTAACGACTATAGGTTGAAGTTGCGGTTTCAGAAAAACTTGTTGTCTCAAATATTCAACAAAGGGGACATTGAGGTTCATCATTTAGGAAGGGCTCAAGAAATGCTTAGTGACAAAAAGGTGTTGGTTGTTCTTGATGAAGTGGATAACTGGTGGCAACTAGAGGAAATAGCAAAGCAGCGTGGATGGGTTGGTCCAGGAAGTATGATTATCATTACAACAGAAGATAGAAAACTTCTCAAGGCACTCGGGCTCGGGATCGATCATATCTACGAGATGAAATTTCCAACTAGCGATGAATCTCTGCAGATCTTCTGCCAATATGCTTTCGGTCAAAAGTCCCCAGATGATGGTTTTGAAAGGCTTGCTTGGGAAGTTACTTGGCTTGTTGGTGATCTTCCTCTAGGCCTGAGAGTTATGGGATCATATCTACGGGGAATGTCCAAGGACGAGTGGATAGAGGCATTACCATGGCTAAGGTCTACCCTTGACAGAGAAATTGAATCAACTCTAAGGTTTAGCTACAAATCCTTGAGAGATAATGAAAGAATTCTTTTTCTGCATTTAGCATGTATGTTTGCTGATTTCAACGTTGTTCGCGTTGATAGCTTCAAAAGTTATTTTGCAAACATCAGTTTGGAAGTCAACCATGGGCTTGAAGTCTTAGCTCAAAAATCTCTTATATATATAGAAAATGGATTGTTAAAAATGCATAGTTTACTGAAAAAAATGGGTAGAGAAATTGTCAAGAAACAGTCTACGAAGAAACCTGCAAAACCACATTTCTTGACGGACACCAAGGACATTTATGATGCACTTGATAACGATACT GCTACTGGGAATGTTCTAGGCATAACGTTGTGTAATACAAACTGGGAGGACGATAAAATCCAAATAAATAAAAGCGCCTTCCAAGGGCTGAATAATCTCCGGTTTCTATACTTTGTCTGTAAAAACTTATGCACACCCGAGGGCCTCGACTGTCTTCCCAACAAACTCAGAATGCTACATTGGGACCACTGTCCATTGAGAATTTGGCCTTCCAAGTTCTCTGGCAAGTTTCTTGTTGAACTACGCTTGTTAGATTGCAAATTCGAGATGCTTTGGGACGGAATTAAA CCTTTCCCGTACCTCAAGACGTTGGATTTGAGTTACTCTGACAATCTGAAAAAGATTCCAGATCTTTCAAAAGCAACGAGTCTTGAGGAATTAGATCTCCCTGAATGCAAAAGTTTGATAGAGCTCACAAGCTCTATTGGCAATGCCACCAAGCTTCGTCGAATGGATATATCAGGGTGTACAAACATCAAAGACTTCCCAAATGTTTCTGACAGCATGGTAGAGTTGGATTTGAGCGAAACAGAGATAGAGGAGGTTCCTCCATGGATTGAGAACCTCTTTCGTCTGCGTGAACTAAATATGTATGGATGCGGGGAGCTGCAAACTATATCGCCAAACATTTCTAAGTTGGAGAATCTTAAGCTTCTTTGCCTGTGTAACTATTTGTTTGCTGAAGAAGATGGGCAGGATCCGTTTGATGACATATTTGAAGCAATAATCAAGTGGGGGCCTGACTTCAAGCGCAGTTGGGTATTACAATCAGACTTCGACGTTGACTACATTTTCCCGAGATGTCTACCCGAGAAGGCTCTTACATCTCCTATATCATTACGGCTTAGCTGTAATTTTATCAAGACTATTCCAGATTGCATCAGACATCTCTCGGGACTAATTGAGCTTGACATCAAACAATGCAGAAGGCAGCTCGTGGCACTTCCACCGCTTCCCCATTCCCTTGTATCTTTAGATGCACAAGGTTGTGAATCTTTGAAGACTATAGACTCCTCCTCTTTTCAAATTAATCCAAACATTTGCCTAAACTTTGTGGACTGCTACCACTTGGAAAAAAAAGCTAGAAAGCTCATCTATACATCAGCTTGCAAATATGCGATCTTACCGGGTGAAGAAGTGCCTGCACACTTCACTCACCGAGCCAGTTCAGGTTCCTTAACGATCAGTTTGACTCCAAGACCTCTTCCTTCATCCTTCAGATTCAAAGCTTGTATCTTGCTGTCAAAGGTACAAGCTCATCCTGGGGATACTAGTGATGACGATGATGAAGAGGGAGAGAATTCACTGACGGGCGTGTCTTATTCCGTCAGGGGTAAACAGAATGGCCTCACAGTCGAAG AGTCCATGATGAAACCTGCAAGGTCGAAGCCTGCGGCGTACGACTCATAG